CCACTCACGGCGCTCGATGGCCATCAGCTCTTTCGGGTAGCTCTGGTTGGTCAGCCACTCGCCGACGATCCAGGTGAAGTCGTTGCCGTTCAGGTCACGGTTGCCGACCTTGATCAGCTCCCGGGTCATGAACTCCGGGCCCTGGTCGGGCACCGGCAGGCCGGCGCTCTTCAGGCGTGCCCGGGGCACTTCTTCCTTCTGCACCACTTCACCGATGACCAGGTGGTTGGCCTGGCCCGGCACGTCGTAGCTGGCGTGCACCAGGTCGGCCGGCCAGAAGTGGCCGAGGCCACGCACGGCGATCACCGCCAGCAGGCCGATGGTCATGATGACCGCGATGGACACCGCGCCACCGCTGATCCAGACGCCCGGGGCGCCGCTCTTGAACCAGTCTTTTAGGGAGTTCTGTTTCACAGACTTCTACCTTTCTTAAAGCGACGAGTATTTCTTGCGCAGACGCTGACGAATCAGCTCGGCGAGGGTGTTCATGACGAAGGTGAACAGCAGCAGCACCAGCGCCGAGAGGAACAGCACGCGGTAGTGGCTGCCGCCGACTTCCGATTCGGGCATTTCCACCGCGACGTTGGCGGCCAGGGTGCGCAGGCCTTCGAACAGGTTCATTTCCATGACCGGGGTGTTGCCGGTGGCCATCAGCACGATCATGGTCTCGCCCACGGCGCGGCCCATGCCGATCATCAGCGCCGAGAAGATCCCCGGGCTGGCGGTGAGGATCACCACCCGCGTCATGGTCTGCCACGGCGTGGCGCCCAGGGCCAGGGAGCCCAGGGTCAGGCCGCGGGGCACGCTGAACACGGCGTCTTCGGCGATCGAGTAGATGTTCGGGATCACCGCAAAGCCCATGGCCAGGCCGACCACCAGGGCGTTGCGCTGGTCGTAGGTGATGCCTAAGTCATGGGAGATCCACATGCGCATGTCGCCGCCGAAGAACCAGTTCTCCATGAACGGGCTCATGTACAGCGAGAGGAAGCCCACCAGGATGATCACCGGGATCAGGATCGCGCTCTCCCAGCCGTCCGGCACTTTCAGGCGCAGCGACTCGGGCAGGCGGCTCCAGGCGAAACCGGCCACCAGGATGCCGATCGGCAGCAGGAGCAGCAGGCTGAAGATGCCCGGCAAGTGGCCCTCGACATAAGGCGCGAGGAACAGGCCGGCGAAGAAGCCGAGGATCACCGTCGGCATCGCTTCCATCAGCTCGATCACCGGCTTGACCTTGCGGCGCATGCCCGGGGCCATGAAGTAGGCGGTGTAGATCGCCGCCGCCACCGCCAATGGCGCCGCCAGCAGCATGGCGTAGAACGCCGCCTTCAGGGTGCCGAAGGTCAGCGGCGACAGGCTCAGCTTGGGTTCGAAATCGGTGTTGGCCGCGGTGGATTGCCAGACGTATTTAGGCTCGTCGTAGTTCTCGTACCAGACCTTGCTCCACAGCGCGCTCCAGGACACTTCCGGGTGCGGGTTGTCCAGCAGCAGCGGTTGCAGCTTGCCGCCGGCCTCGACGATCACCCGGTTGGCCCGTGGCGACAGACCGAACAGGCCCTGGCCGTCCACCACCTGGTCCACCAGCAGAGTGCGATGGGCGGTGCTGTGGAACACCCCGAGCTTGCCGGCGGCGTCCAGGGCGACGAAGCCCTTGCGACGCTCTTCGGCGGTGATCTCAACGATGGGCGTGGTGCCCATCTGGAAGGTGCGGATCTGCTTCAGGCGCAGCTCGCCATCCGCATCGCGGGCCATGAACCACTGGGCCAGGCCGCCCTTGGAGGTGCCGATGATCAGCGAGATGCCGCCCACCAGCTGGGTGCTGGCGGTGACTTCGGCATTGGCGTCGTCCAGCAGTTTGTAGCGACCGTTGAGGCTCTTGTCCCGCAGACTGAACACGTCGGCCAGGGCCCGGCCATTGATCACATACAGCCATTGCTGGCGCGGATCGATGTACATCGCCTTGACCGGCT
This genomic stretch from Pseudomonas sp. Os17 harbors:
- a CDS encoding ABC transporter permease subunit codes for the protein MQDAGKPLMFSLEEQNQVAMRVSDKGQALFFDIDSGAELRKVDLPIPAGASVTSIGKDQPGNPLVVVGLSNGQALVFRHTYKVSYPDGKKTISPAIEYPYGETPITLNEQGGALEHVNLNASDSSLIVAGSTGAQLHVLKLTREENMMTGEVTSEQSRIELPQMTEPVKAMYIDPRQQWLYVINGRALADVFSLRDKSLNGRYKLLDDANAEVTASTQLVGGISLIIGTSKGGLAQWFMARDADGELRLKQIRTFQMGTTPIVEITAEERRKGFVALDAAGKLGVFHSTAHRTLLVDQVVDGQGLFGLSPRANRVIVEAGGKLQPLLLDNPHPEVSWSALWSKVWYENYDEPKYVWQSTAANTDFEPKLSLSPLTFGTLKAAFYAMLLAAPLAVAAAIYTAYFMAPGMRRKVKPVIELMEAMPTVILGFFAGLFLAPYVEGHLPGIFSLLLLLPIGILVAGFAWSRLPESLRLKVPDGWESAILIPVIILVGFLSLYMSPFMENWFFGGDMRMWISHDLGITYDQRNALVVGLAMGFAVIPNIYSIAEDAVFSVPRGLTLGSLALGATPWQTMTRVVILTASPGIFSALMIGMGRAVGETMIVLMATGNTPVMEMNLFEGLRTLAANVAVEMPESEVGGSHYRVLFLSALVLLLFTFVMNTLAELIRQRLRKKYSSL